The Geotalea uraniireducens Rf4 genome window below encodes:
- the atpB gene encoding F0F1 ATP synthase subunit A, whose translation MVHPYLFLQFFRKLLEPLHISEAGADAIAYTWLIIALLLILSMLATKGLKTVPGGLQNFMEVIIGGVENMVVETMGHHGKPFFPLIATLAIFILVSNLIGLVPGFFPPTANINTTAACAVIVFVTTHVVGIKEHGFKYIKHFLGPILWLAPMMFFIEVIGHFSRVISLTLRLFGNMNGHELVLMIFFGLAPFLVPLPMMLMGVLVSFIQAFVFMLLAMIYIQGSLEEGH comes from the coding sequence ATGGTTCATCCCTATCTTTTCCTGCAGTTTTTTCGTAAGCTTCTGGAGCCACTGCACATTTCTGAGGCCGGTGCAGACGCAATCGCCTACACATGGCTGATAATCGCCCTTCTGCTCATTCTTTCCATGCTTGCCACCAAGGGGTTGAAAACCGTTCCTGGCGGTCTGCAGAATTTCATGGAAGTTATCATCGGCGGCGTTGAAAACATGGTCGTAGAAACGATGGGGCATCACGGCAAGCCCTTTTTCCCGCTGATCGCGACCCTGGCAATTTTTATTCTCGTCTCCAACCTTATCGGCCTGGTACCCGGCTTTTTCCCACCGACAGCCAACATCAACACCACCGCAGCCTGTGCTGTAATCGTCTTTGTCACCACCCACGTCGTCGGCATCAAGGAACACGGCTTCAAGTACATCAAACACTTTCTCGGCCCCATTCTCTGGCTGGCGCCGATGATGTTTTTTATTGAAGTGATCGGCCATTTCAGCAGGGTGATTTCACTTACCCTCCGTCTTTTCGGCAATATGAACGGTCATGAACTCGTGCTGATGATTTTCTTCGGCCTGGCACCATTTCTGGTACCGCTGCCGATGATGCTCATGGGTGTGCTGGTTTCCTTCATCCAGGCTTTCGTCTTCATGCTCCTGGCCATGATCTACATTCAGGGATCCCTTGAAGAAGGGCACTAA
- the atpE gene encoding ATP synthase F0 subunit C gives MSFFTMCVLAAGIGMALGTLGTGIGQGLAVKSAVEGVSRNPGASGKILTTMMIGLAMIESLAIYALVVCLIILFANPYKEIALELAKTVAK, from the coding sequence ATGAGTTTTTTTACAATGTGTGTTCTCGCAGCTGGCATCGGTATGGCACTCGGCACCCTCGGAACCGGCATCGGTCAGGGTCTCGCCGTTAAGAGTGCAGTTGAGGGCGTATCAAGGAATCCGGGCGCTTCCGGCAAAATCCTCACAACCATGATGATCGGTCTGGCCATGATCGAGTCTCTGGCAATCTATGCCCTGGTTGTGTGTCTGATCATCCTCTTCGCCAACCCTTACAAAGAAATCGCCCTTGAACTGGCAAAAACCGTTGCAAAGTAA
- a CDS encoding glyceraldehyde-3-phosphate dehydrogenase, giving the protein MNNQKQEVYLKDWQSHEEHAELMLPMIGRLYRDHNVVTTVYGRSLVHSATIDILKAHRFARLILDNELTVRETFPVLEAMSKLDLAPARIDLGKLTVRYQAQGNCESVDDFVRRELADVNTGRSPILDEPRDIVLYGFGRIGRLLARVLIEKSGSGEKLRLRAAVVRKGSTDDLVKRASLLRRDSVHGHFQGIITIDEEENAIIANGNMIRIIYADAPESVDYTRFGIHNAILIDNTGKWRDRDGLGRHLKAEGISKVILTAPGKGDIPNIVAGVNNELITQEEQLFSAASCTTNAIVPVLKTVNDRFGIVNGHVETCHSYTNDQNLIDNYHKNSRRGRSAPLNMVITETGAAKAVAKVIPELTGKLTGNAIRVPTPNVSLAILNLELTRATDVKELNGYLRNISLDSPLQNQIDFTNSPEVVSSDFVGSRHAGVIDSLATIVQGNRCVLYVWYDNEFGYSCQVVRMVQQMAGLDFPTIPN; this is encoded by the coding sequence ATGAACAACCAGAAACAGGAAGTCTATTTGAAAGATTGGCAAAGTCACGAGGAGCATGCGGAATTGATGCTTCCAATGATCGGCCGCCTCTATCGTGACCACAACGTCGTCACCACCGTCTATGGGCGCTCGCTGGTACACAGCGCGACAATCGACATCCTGAAGGCGCACCGCTTCGCCCGGCTCATTCTGGACAACGAACTCACGGTGCGGGAAACCTTCCCCGTCCTCGAGGCAATGTCCAAACTCGACCTTGCTCCGGCGCGGATCGACTTGGGGAAGCTGACCGTCCGCTACCAGGCACAGGGCAACTGCGAGAGTGTAGACGATTTTGTCCGCCGGGAACTGGCGGACGTCAACACGGGACGCAGCCCAATTCTGGATGAGCCGCGGGACATAGTACTCTACGGTTTTGGCCGGATCGGCCGTCTGCTCGCCCGCGTCCTGATCGAAAAGTCCGGCAGCGGTGAAAAACTTCGGCTACGGGCCGCCGTGGTGCGAAAGGGAAGCACCGACGACCTGGTCAAACGCGCGAGCCTTTTGCGGCGCGACTCGGTACACGGCCACTTCCAAGGCATCATCACCATCGACGAGGAGGAAAACGCCATAATCGCCAATGGCAACATGATCCGCATCATTTATGCCGACGCCCCCGAAAGCGTCGATTACACCCGCTTCGGCATTCACAATGCGATTTTGATCGACAACACCGGCAAATGGCGCGACCGCGACGGCCTCGGCCGGCACCTGAAGGCAGAAGGAATCTCTAAAGTGATCCTCACAGCCCCCGGCAAAGGGGATATCCCAAATATCGTTGCCGGGGTGAACAACGAGCTGATCACGCAGGAAGAGCAGCTTTTCTCCGCCGCCAGCTGCACCACGAATGCAATAGTGCCTGTGCTCAAGACTGTCAACGACCGCTTCGGCATTGTCAACGGCCATGTAGAAACCTGCCATTCCTACACCAACGATCAAAACCTTATCGACAACTACCACAAAAATTCACGCCGCGGCCGCAGCGCTCCCCTCAACATGGTCATCACCGAAACTGGCGCCGCCAAGGCTGTTGCGAAGGTCATTCCTGAACTGACCGGCAAACTGACCGGAAACGCCATCCGCGTACCAACCCCTAACGTCTCGCTGGCGATCCTCAACTTGGAGCTGACCCGGGCTACCGATGTCAAGGAGCTGAACGGCTACCTGCGCAACATTTCACTGGACTCGCCGCTGCAAAACCAGATCGACTTCACCAATTCCCCAGAGGTCGTTTCCAGCGATTTTGTCGGCTCCCGCCATGCCGGGGTGATCGACTCGCTGGCGACCATCGTGCAGGGAAATCGCTGCGTCCTCTACGTCTGGTACGACAACGAATTCGGCTACAGCTGTCAGGTCGTGCGCATGGTCCAGCAGATGGCCGGACTGGATTTCCCGACCATACCCAATTAA
- the ltrA gene encoding group II intron reverse transcriptase/maturase: MTTGAAEGRVGIPGASPEGSGWKPREKGRGAANVTGRKAAHWPEAATGLMEKIVSRGNMMAAYSRVMRNKGAPGVDNMPVTALKGYLQEEWPRIREELLTGTYHPQPVRKVEIPKPGGGTRMLGIPTVLDRLIQQAVHQVLSPLFDPGFSISSHGFRPGRSAHQAIKAARKYVESGLRWVVDIDLEKFFDRVHHDTLMSLVKRKVGDRLVLSLIDSYLKAGILEGGVTSPRLEGTPQGGPLSPLLSNILLDELDKKLERRGHKFCRYADDANIYVATRRSGERVMASITGYLSERLKLTVNQGKSAVDRPWKRSFLSYSMTRHRKPRLTVAKKAAARLKANLKTIFRRGRGQNIQTTVEETTPKLRGWLNYFRYAEVKGIFEELDGWLRRKLRRILWKQWKRPKTRAKKLMRRGLSEATAWRSATNGRGPWWNAGAAHMNKAVPKFYFDKLGLVSLIDQLHRLQRTS; encoded by the coding sequence ATGACGACAGGAGCAGCAGAAGGCCGGGTTGGGATACCCGGCGCCAGCCCGGAGGGTAGCGGTTGGAAACCGCGAGAGAAAGGGAGAGGTGCGGCAAACGTCACGGGAAGGAAAGCAGCTCACTGGCCGGAAGCGGCAACGGGACTGATGGAGAAGATCGTCAGTCGCGGCAACATGATGGCGGCATACTCACGGGTAATGCGCAACAAGGGAGCGCCCGGCGTCGATAACATGCCGGTAACGGCCCTGAAGGGCTACCTACAGGAGGAATGGCCGCGCATCAGAGAAGAACTGCTGACGGGAACGTATCACCCGCAACCGGTGCGGAAAGTAGAAATTCCCAAACCGGGAGGCGGCACACGGATGCTGGGAATTCCCACCGTCCTTGACCGACTCATTCAGCAGGCGGTGCATCAAGTTTTGAGCCCGCTGTTCGACCCTGGTTTCTCCATAAGTTCCCACGGGTTTCGCCCTGGACGGAGCGCCCATCAAGCGATCAAGGCAGCTCGGAAGTATGTAGAGAGCGGCCTTAGGTGGGTGGTTGACATTGACCTTGAGAAATTTTTCGACCGAGTCCACCACGACACCCTTATGTCGCTGGTGAAACGCAAGGTTGGAGACCGTCTGGTGCTGTCCCTTATCGACAGCTACCTTAAGGCAGGGATACTTGAAGGAGGAGTGACGTCACCCCGGTTGGAAGGCACGCCGCAAGGCGGGCCTCTCTCGCCGCTGCTGTCCAACATCCTCCTCGACGAACTGGACAAGAAACTGGAAAGAAGGGGCCATAAGTTCTGCCGCTATGCCGACGACGCAAATATCTATGTTGCAACGAGGAGAAGCGGCGAGCGTGTCATGGCCTCAATTACCGGCTACCTGTCCGAGCGGCTCAAGCTCACGGTCAACCAGGGCAAAAGCGCGGTTGACCGTCCGTGGAAAAGGTCGTTTCTGAGTTACAGCATGACCCGGCACCGCAAACCGCGGCTTACCGTGGCCAAGAAAGCGGCTGCCAGGCTCAAGGCCAACCTCAAGACGATCTTTAGGCGGGGAAGGGGTCAGAACATCCAAACCACCGTTGAAGAGACAACCCCGAAACTTAGGGGTTGGTTAAACTACTTTCGGTACGCGGAAGTAAAAGGCATCTTCGAGGAACTGGACGGATGGCTGAGACGTAAACTGCGTCGCATTCTCTGGAAGCAGTGGAAGCGCCCCAAGACGCGAGCAAAGAAACTGATGCGGCGGGGATTATCGGAGGCAACTGCATGGCGGTCGGCCACAAACGGCCGCGGCCCCTGGTGGAATGCAGGGGCCGCGCATATGAACAAAGCTGTTCCGAAATTCTACTTCGACAAACTGGGGCTGGTATCACTCATAGACCAGCTTCACCGACTTCAACGTACTTCATGA
- a CDS encoding leucyl aminopeptidase has product MEFAQLVDDPLKHVCRVLVVGCYVDGFRGRFFDDLDEALGGGLSSIYEQREFTGELNKVKLLNTFGKLPAERLLLVGLGNNEELNSDRLRQAAGAAATALRPVGVRKLSSILHLARDRGAETLTATVEGFALGSYSFDEYKTGKEPKTDLEEATLLFAEAGDLDYNVNKVLAETATICDAVRFARDLVSQPGNVLVPSYLAEKGREIAARYGLSCTVLEREEMAQNSMNALLAVAKGSHEPPKFIILEYRGGGEDDAVTVLVGKGVTFDSGGISLKPREGMEKMKDDMAGAAAVMGTMMAVAALKLSQNVVGLIPAAENLPGGGAYKPGDIVRSMSGQTIEIVNTDAEGRLLLCDALYFAQRYKPAALIDIATLTGACVIALGNFATGLMGNDEGLTRSLKRAGEVSGERVWELPLWDEYGELMESDIADMKNAGGPSGASISAGWFLHKFVGKTAWAHLDIAGTSWEEKGRPYRPKGATGVGVRLLVEYLRGLK; this is encoded by the coding sequence ATGGAATTTGCACAGTTGGTTGACGACCCGTTGAAACATGTATGTCGGGTTCTTGTGGTGGGCTGTTATGTGGATGGTTTCAGGGGCCGGTTTTTTGACGATCTTGATGAGGCTCTGGGAGGAGGCCTCAGCTCTATCTATGAGCAGCGGGAATTTACCGGAGAGCTCAACAAAGTAAAGCTGCTTAATACCTTCGGCAAGCTCCCGGCTGAGCGACTTTTATTGGTCGGACTCGGCAATAATGAAGAATTGAACAGCGACAGGCTAAGGCAAGCAGCCGGTGCTGCGGCAACAGCCCTCCGTCCGGTTGGTGTCCGTAAGCTCTCTTCTATTCTTCATCTGGCTCGGGACAGAGGCGCCGAGACATTGACGGCAACAGTGGAGGGGTTCGCCCTGGGTTCTTATTCCTTTGACGAGTACAAAACGGGAAAAGAACCTAAAACCGATCTGGAAGAGGCCACATTGCTTTTTGCCGAGGCGGGAGACCTTGATTACAATGTAAACAAGGTCCTGGCTGAAACCGCAACGATATGCGACGCTGTCCGTTTCGCCCGCGATCTCGTGTCTCAGCCGGGGAATGTTCTTGTCCCCTCTTATCTGGCTGAAAAGGGGCGCGAAATTGCCGCAAGATATGGACTCAGCTGCACGGTTTTGGAGCGGGAGGAGATGGCGCAAAACTCCATGAACGCCCTCCTTGCCGTGGCAAAGGGATCTCATGAGCCGCCCAAGTTTATAATTCTCGAATACCGGGGCGGGGGTGAAGATGATGCTGTGACGGTTCTGGTAGGGAAGGGGGTCACGTTTGATTCCGGCGGCATTTCGCTCAAACCGCGGGAAGGCATGGAGAAGATGAAAGACGACATGGCCGGGGCAGCGGCGGTCATGGGGACCATGATGGCTGTTGCTGCGCTGAAGCTTAGCCAGAACGTCGTCGGACTGATTCCGGCGGCGGAGAACCTGCCGGGTGGCGGAGCCTACAAGCCGGGTGATATCGTCAGGTCCATGTCCGGTCAGACCATAGAGATCGTCAATACCGATGCCGAGGGTCGCCTCCTTTTGTGCGATGCGCTTTATTTTGCCCAAAGGTACAAACCAGCAGCGCTCATAGATATTGCTACCTTGACCGGCGCCTGTGTCATTGCCTTGGGAAATTTTGCCACGGGGTTAATGGGAAATGACGAAGGGTTGACGCGCTCACTGAAACGGGCGGGTGAGGTAAGTGGTGAGCGGGTCTGGGAACTACCTCTATGGGATGAATACGGTGAACTGATGGAAAGTGATATTGCCGACATGAAAAACGCCGGCGGGCCAAGCGGGGCTTCCATCTCTGCGGGGTGGTTTTTACATAAATTTGTCGGTAAGACTGCGTGGGCGCACCTGGACATAGCCGGAACATCCTGGGAAGAGAAGGGGCGTCCCTATCGGCCGAAGGGTGCGACTGGGGTCGGGGTGAGGCTGCTGGTGGAGTACCTGCGGGGATTGAAATGA
- a CDS encoding phosphatase → MELIADMHTHTIASGHAYSTVNELADAAASIGLKAIALTDHGPALPGGPHLYHFGAMRFIPRELFGVRIFLGVEANILDIDGSIDLTDRYQERLDFVMAGLHEGCGFDNQGIERNSEAVINAMANPRIKAISHPGNPVFPLDYETVVKASLETGTALEINNSSLGISREGSRPNCEKLAALIARYGSPLVIGSDAHIAQGVGVFDDALALLAKTGINESQVVNSSMARLLAFLELDA, encoded by the coding sequence ATGGAACTAATCGCCGACATGCATACCCACACAATCGCTTCTGGACATGCCTACTCTACTGTCAACGAGCTGGCTGATGCCGCCGCCAGTATTGGACTTAAAGCCATAGCCTTGACCGATCACGGTCCCGCCCTTCCCGGCGGTCCCCACCTATATCATTTCGGAGCAATGCGTTTCATCCCCAGAGAACTTTTTGGAGTACGCATTTTCCTCGGCGTCGAGGCAAACATCCTCGATATAGATGGCAGTATCGATCTAACGGATCGCTATCAGGAACGTCTCGATTTTGTCATGGCCGGACTGCACGAAGGTTGCGGTTTTGATAATCAGGGAATTGAAAGAAACAGCGAAGCCGTTATCAACGCCATGGCAAATCCGCGGATCAAGGCGATATCACACCCGGGTAATCCGGTTTTCCCGCTCGATTATGAAACGGTTGTAAAAGCCTCGCTGGAAACCGGGACCGCATTGGAGATAAACAATTCCTCCCTCGGCATCAGTCGCGAAGGAAGCAGGCCAAACTGTGAAAAACTTGCGGCACTCATTGCCCGTTACGGCTCGCCCCTGGTTATCGGCAGCGACGCCCATATTGCCCAGGGAGTTGGCGTCTTCGACGATGCACTCGCCCTTCTTGCAAAGACCGGTATTAACGAGAGCCAGGTAGTAAATTCGTCCATGGCTCGACTTCTGGCATTTCTGGAACTGGATGCATGA
- a CDS encoding Tll0287-like domain-containing protein: MSWFATMKLSAKFNLIMSSLLIVLFLAAAFFTYKREQLLIMKVAVDNARHIAKQIIETRDYISSVVRGEPEGNYALVPQVVATQVAKRMTTGSKYYVRQVSLRYRNPENRPDDYETEQLKKFAGKAIRESYSVVEVKGEQSFRYMQSMVAEKSCLECHGTYDQAPLFIRNRFPRGHYSYNYKLGEVIGAVSVTIPMAELYREIGTNLKVDLIYRGGIFFVIIVIMGALIRRNIINPIKMLSESITQVTRTGSFADRLPKKSDDEIGQLINSFNEMMAELERKIEQSRESEERYRKFIEIAKSAVVTFMHDGKIVIANQKAEELFGLPRQELLGEIVYNFFENSEMLREEVSDYLRTGEERKGAARTTMQKVRDVKGVSREVEVALSATQTEHRPMITAILRELTSNK; encoded by the coding sequence ATGTCCTGGTTTGCCACCATGAAATTGAGCGCCAAGTTCAACCTGATCATGTCCAGCCTGTTAATCGTCTTGTTTCTTGCCGCCGCGTTCTTTACCTATAAGCGCGAGCAGTTGCTAATTATGAAGGTGGCGGTCGATAACGCGCGTCACATTGCCAAGCAGATAATTGAAACCCGGGACTACATCTCCAGCGTGGTGCGGGGCGAGCCGGAAGGGAATTATGCCCTTGTCCCGCAGGTGGTGGCTACACAGGTAGCAAAAAGAATGACCACCGGCAGTAAATATTACGTGCGCCAGGTTTCATTGCGCTATCGCAATCCTGAAAACCGCCCCGATGATTACGAAACGGAACAGTTAAAGAAATTTGCCGGTAAAGCCATCAGAGAGTCGTATTCGGTAGTCGAGGTTAAGGGCGAGCAGTCTTTTCGTTATATGCAGTCAATGGTGGCGGAAAAATCATGCCTTGAGTGCCACGGAACCTACGATCAGGCCCCCTTGTTCATACGCAACCGTTTCCCGCGCGGCCATTATTCTTACAACTATAAACTAGGTGAGGTCATCGGGGCCGTTTCGGTGACCATTCCAATGGCCGAGCTGTATCGTGAAATAGGTACAAACCTGAAGGTTGACCTGATATACCGCGGAGGTATATTTTTTGTCATTATTGTGATAATGGGGGCCTTGATTAGGCGGAACATCATCAATCCGATCAAGATGCTGTCGGAGAGCATCACCCAGGTAACGAGAACCGGCAGCTTTGCCGATCGACTGCCGAAGAAGTCGGATGACGAAATCGGCCAGCTCATTAATTCATTTAACGAAATGATGGCGGAGCTGGAGCGCAAAATAGAGCAAAGCAGGGAATCCGAAGAACGTTACCGTAAATTCATTGAGATTGCCAAGTCTGCGGTTGTCACCTTCATGCATGACGGGAAAATTGTCATTGCGAATCAGAAGGCCGAGGAACTATTCGGTCTTCCCCGCCAGGAACTGTTGGGGGAAATCGTCTATAATTTCTTCGAGAACAGCGAAATGCTGAGGGAAGAAGTTTCCGATTATCTGCGAACCGGCGAGGAGAGGAAAGGCGCTGCTCGGACAACCATGCAAAAGGTGCGTGATGTCAAAGGCGTTTCAAGGGAGGTAGAAGTGGCCCTTTCAGCGACCCAGACGGAGCATAGGCCGATGATAACGGCGATCTTGAGGGAACTCACCAGCAATAAATGA
- a CDS encoding cytochrome c3 family protein, translated as MGKKVMFAVVVFGWFGIINNAAAFQCNECHSKNPAMVRMHKALQGRGCFDCHKIGEKLMGKSQPKDRDSLLKRRVADPLCAGCHTSNTSSAPTR; from the coding sequence ATGGGGAAAAAGGTTATGTTTGCAGTGGTTGTATTTGGCTGGTTCGGTATTATTAACAATGCTGCAGCATTTCAATGTAACGAATGCCACAGCAAAAACCCGGCGATGGTTCGCATGCACAAGGCATTACAGGGACGAGGCTGCTTTGATTGTCATAAAATCGGAGAAAAACTGATGGGGAAAAGCCAACCGAAGGACCGTGATTCGCTCTTGAAACGGCGGGTCGCAGATCCCCTATGTGCAGGATGCCACACAAGCAATACCTCATCAGCGCCGACAAGGTAA
- a CDS encoding ParA family protein, whose amino-acid sequence MAKIICIANQKGGVGKTTTSVNLAASLAVAERRTLLVDMDPQGNAGSGVGIDKRNLAETVYDALIDDADAAGIVLKTSFPYLDILPANSDLAGAELELVSIIGRELKLKHALAALVDSYDYILIDCPPSLGLLTVNAMTAAESVLIPLQCEFYAMEGLSQILKTIGLVQKGLNPSLKIEGILLTMFDARNNLSHQVSEEIRSHFKKETFTTVVPRNVRLSEAPSHGKPIILYDITSRGATSYMDLAKEIIGREVHHG is encoded by the coding sequence ATGGCAAAAATCATCTGCATAGCCAATCAGAAGGGCGGTGTGGGTAAAACTACCACATCGGTCAATCTTGCAGCATCTCTGGCAGTGGCTGAGAGACGGACCCTCCTTGTAGATATGGACCCGCAGGGCAATGCCGGAAGCGGCGTAGGAATCGATAAACGCAACCTTGCGGAAACGGTTTATGATGCCTTGATCGATGATGCCGACGCCGCCGGAATCGTCTTAAAGACATCATTCCCCTACCTGGATATTCTCCCGGCAAATTCAGATCTTGCAGGCGCAGAGCTGGAATTGGTCTCCATCATCGGCCGGGAACTCAAACTCAAACATGCACTGGCAGCGCTGGTCGATTCCTACGACTACATTCTCATCGACTGTCCCCCCTCGTTAGGGCTCCTGACCGTCAACGCCATGACTGCCGCCGAATCGGTACTGATCCCCCTGCAATGCGAGTTCTACGCAATGGAAGGGCTGTCCCAGATACTCAAAACCATTGGCCTGGTTCAGAAAGGGCTGAACCCTTCCCTCAAGATTGAAGGTATTCTTCTCACCATGTTCGATGCCAGGAACAACCTCTCCCATCAAGTGAGCGAGGAGATACGGTCTCACTTTAAAAAGGAAACCTTCACCACCGTAGTTCCCAGGAATGTCCGGCTCTCCGAGGCACCAAGCCACGGCAAACCCATAATCCTCTACGATATAACGTCTCGCGGTGCCACAAGTTACATGGATCTTGCCAAAGAAATAATCGGCCGGGAGGTGCATCATGGTTAA
- a CDS encoding ParB/RepB/Spo0J family partition protein, with protein sequence MVKKTGLGKGMAALLPVVEEEGRKFFSCPIEEIRPNKNQPRKTFTHDKLEELAASIREKGIIQPLVVLRKSDHYELIAGERRWRAAQKAGLREVPVVIQDVSEDTALEMALIENIQREDLNAVEEAEAYHALLERFDLSQEELAKRVGKDRSTVANSLRLLKLPSEIKLDVIEDRLSMGHARALLTLDTLEQMKDARETIIKRKLTVRATESLVKDMKANKVAKPKKQPDLQMVDLIEQMQRHFKTKIKVRQIGKGGKIEISYSDQKELTRLIDLINL encoded by the coding sequence ATGGTTAAGAAAACCGGCCTCGGCAAGGGGATGGCAGCACTCCTCCCTGTTGTCGAGGAAGAAGGCAGAAAATTTTTTTCCTGCCCCATTGAAGAGATACGTCCCAACAAAAACCAGCCACGCAAAACCTTTACCCATGACAAGTTGGAGGAGCTGGCAGCCTCTATCCGCGAAAAGGGCATCATCCAGCCGCTCGTCGTGCTGCGCAAAAGCGACCATTACGAGCTGATTGCCGGCGAAAGACGCTGGCGGGCAGCACAGAAAGCAGGGCTCCGCGAAGTGCCGGTGGTCATCCAGGACGTATCTGAAGATACTGCACTGGAAATGGCGCTGATCGAAAATATCCAGAGGGAAGATCTAAATGCGGTGGAAGAAGCCGAAGCCTACCACGCCCTTCTCGAAAGGTTCGATCTTTCCCAGGAAGAGTTGGCCAAGAGAGTCGGGAAAGACCGCTCCACCGTCGCCAATTCACTGCGCCTCCTCAAGTTGCCGTCAGAGATAAAACTGGACGTAATCGAAGATCGGCTCAGCATGGGTCACGCACGGGCACTGTTAACCCTTGATACTCTTGAGCAGATGAAAGATGCACGGGAAACGATCATCAAGCGCAAACTAACAGTCAGGGCGACCGAATCTCTTGTAAAAGATATGAAGGCAAACAAGGTCGCTAAACCGAAAAAACAGCCCGACCTGCAAATGGTTGACCTTATCGAGCAGATGCAGCGTCATTTCAAAACCAAGATTAAAGTTCGCCAGATAGGCAAGGGTGGAAAAATTGAAATCAGTTATAGCGACCAGAAGGAGCTGACACGCCTCATTGATCTGATAAATTTGTGA
- a CDS encoding F0F1 ATP synthase subunit B family protein, translated as MINLDMSFLFQLVNFLLLMLVLNLFLFKPIRKVLADRKAEVSGAKEKSATVDKEVQEKLALYEARMREIKARATDERSVLKKEAQTEEAAILDKARKEAADTLSAIKNKVAKEAADARQLLKEQALSLSSEICEKVLGRSF; from the coding sequence GTGATTAATTTAGACATGTCCTTTCTTTTCCAGTTAGTTAATTTTCTGCTGCTGATGCTGGTCCTCAATCTCTTTTTGTTCAAACCGATCAGAAAAGTTCTCGCCGACAGAAAAGCGGAAGTCAGTGGCGCCAAAGAGAAGTCAGCAACCGTTGACAAAGAAGTGCAGGAGAAACTTGCTCTCTACGAGGCACGGATGCGTGAAATCAAAGCCCGCGCCACTGACGAGCGTTCTGTTCTGAAAAAAGAGGCTCAGACGGAAGAAGCCGCGATCCTGGATAAAGCGAGAAAAGAGGCCGCCGACACCCTGTCCGCCATCAAGAACAAAGTAGCTAAAGAGGCAGCCGACGCCAGACAACTCCTTAAAGAGCAGGCACTGTCCCTTTCTTCTGAAATCTGTGAGAAAGTTCTTGGGAGGAGTTTCTAG
- a CDS encoding F0F1 ATP synthase subunit B family protein → MTSTRKSVLTSSSTITVTTCLLLVGLAAAGYASEGGEGAHHVDTAKQMKDFAWRCLDFAVLLAIVVWALKKANVKGSLAERQSNIEKMLKEAVEAKEQAEKKFLEYNEKLEQANKEIEAMSAAMKQEGELEKVRIIAEAKAAAEKVKEQAQQAAHQEILKARIELRDEAARLAVEIAEKKIKENITKNDQDKLVGDYISKVVTLH, encoded by the coding sequence ATGACAAGCACTCGTAAATCCGTATTAACATCATCCAGCACGATAACGGTTACTACCTGCCTGTTACTGGTCGGCCTTGCTGCCGCCGGTTACGCATCCGAAGGTGGCGAAGGCGCGCACCATGTGGACACAGCCAAGCAGATGAAAGATTTTGCCTGGCGCTGTCTCGATTTTGCTGTCCTTCTCGCCATTGTTGTCTGGGCGCTGAAAAAAGCAAATGTCAAGGGGTCGCTGGCAGAGCGGCAGTCCAACATTGAGAAGATGCTCAAAGAAGCTGTAGAGGCAAAAGAACAGGCTGAAAAGAAATTCCTTGAATATAATGAGAAGCTTGAACAGGCAAACAAGGAAATTGAAGCGATGTCTGCAGCAATGAAGCAGGAAGGGGAGCTGGAAAAAGTCCGCATCATCGCTGAAGCAAAAGCAGCAGCAGAAAAGGTTAAGGAACAGGCACAACAAGCAGCGCATCAGGAAATTCTCAAGGCACGGATTGAATTGCGCGATGAAGCTGCCCGTCTCGCCGTTGAAATTGCCGAGAAAAAGATCAAAGAAAACATTACAAAGAATGATCAGGATAAACTGGTTGGCGACTATATCTCCAAGGTGGTGACGCTACATTGA